A single region of the Bacteroides luhongzhouii genome encodes:
- a CDS encoding glutamine--tRNA ligase/YqeY domain fusion protein — translation MTDIKNEEAGEKKSLNFIEQAVEKDLKEGKNGGKVQTRFPPEPNGYLHIGHAKAICLDFGIAEKHGGVCNLRFDDTNPTKEDVEYVEAIKEDIQWLGYQWGNEYYASDYFQQLWDFAIRLIQEGKAYIDEQSSELIAQQKGTPTQPGVESPYRNRPIEESLELFKKMNSGEIEEGAMVLRAKIDMANPNMHFRDPIIYRVVKHPHHRTGTTWKAYPMYDFAHGQSDFFEGVTHSLCTLEFVVHRPLYDLFIDWLKEGKDLNDNRPRQTEFNKLNLSYTLMSKRNLLTLVKEGLVNGWDDPRMPTICGFRRRGYSPESIHKFIDKIGYTTYDALNDIALLESSVRDDLNSRAIRVSAVINPVKLIITNYPEGQVEELEAINNPEDPEAGSHLIEFSRELWMEREDFMEDAPKKYFRMTPGQEVRLKNAYIVKCTGCKKDENGVITEVYCEYDANTRSGMPDANRKVKGTLHWVSCNHCLQAEVRLYDRLWKVENPRDELAAIREAKNCEALEAMKEIINPNSLKVLPNCYIEKFAATLPTLSYLQFQRIGYFNIDKESTPEKLIFNRTVGLKDTWGKINK, via the coding sequence ATGACAGATATTAAAAACGAAGAAGCAGGCGAAAAGAAAAGCTTGAACTTTATTGAACAGGCAGTAGAGAAAGACTTGAAAGAAGGTAAAAATGGTGGAAAAGTGCAGACACGCTTCCCGCCCGAACCTAACGGTTACCTTCACATCGGCCATGCCAAAGCTATTTGCCTTGATTTCGGCATCGCTGAAAAACACGGCGGTGTATGTAACCTTCGTTTCGACGACACAAACCCGACCAAGGAAGATGTGGAATATGTAGAAGCTATCAAAGAAGACATTCAATGGTTGGGATACCAGTGGGGAAACGAATATTACGCTTCCGACTACTTCCAACAATTATGGGACTTCGCTATCCGCCTGATTCAGGAGGGAAAAGCATATATTGACGAACAAAGCTCCGAACTGATCGCACAGCAAAAAGGTACTCCTACCCAACCAGGTGTGGAAAGCCCTTACCGCAACCGTCCTATCGAAGAAAGCCTCGAACTTTTTAAGAAAATGAATAGCGGCGAGATTGAAGAAGGCGCTATGGTGCTCCGTGCCAAGATTGACATGGCCAACCCGAATATGCACTTCCGCGATCCGATTATTTATCGTGTAGTGAAACACCCGCACCACCGTACAGGCACTACCTGGAAGGCTTATCCGATGTATGACTTCGCTCACGGACAGAGTGACTTCTTCGAAGGAGTGACTCACTCTCTGTGTACACTCGAATTTGTGGTACACCGTCCTCTTTACGACCTCTTCATCGACTGGCTGAAAGAAGGAAAAGACCTGAACGACAACCGTCCCCGTCAGACTGAATTCAACAAACTGAACCTAAGCTACACCCTGATGAGCAAGCGTAACCTCCTCACGCTGGTGAAAGAAGGATTGGTGAACGGATGGGACGACCCTCGTATGCCGACTATCTGCGGTTTCCGCCGTCGCGGTTATTCACCGGAGTCTATTCATAAATTTATTGATAAAATCGGATATACCACATACGATGCCCTGAATGACATCGCCCTGTTGGAAAGCTCCGTTCGGGATGACCTGAACAGCCGTGCCATCCGTGTATCGGCAGTGATCAACCCGGTTAAACTGATCATCACCAACTATCCGGAAGGACAGGTTGAAGAATTGGAAGCAATCAACAACCCGGAAGATCCGGAAGCAGGAAGTCACCTGATCGAATTCAGCCGCGAACTGTGGATGGAACGCGAAGACTTCATGGAAGACGCTCCCAAGAAATACTTCCGCATGACACCGGGACAGGAAGTACGCCTCAAAAATGCCTATATCGTAAAATGCACCGGTTGCAAGAAAGACGAAAACGGCGTAATAACAGAAGTATATTGCGAATATGACGCTAATACCCGTAGCGGTATGCCGGATGCAAACCGTAAGGTGAAAGGCACGCTCCATTGGGTAAGCTGCAATCACTGCCTGCAAGCAGAAGTACGTTTGTACGACCGCCTGTGGAAGGTGGAAAACCCACGCGACGAACTGGCTGCCATCCGCGAAGCAAAAAATTGCGAAGCATTGGAAGCCATGAAAGAAATTATCAATCCGAACTCATTGAAAGTTCTGCCCAACTGCTACATAGAGAAGTTCGCAGCTACCCTGCCTACCCTCTCCTACCTGCAGTTCCAACGGATCGGTTACTTTAATATCGACAAAGAATCAACCCCGGAAAAACTGATTTTCAACCGTACAGTAGGACTGAAAGACACATGGGGGAAGATCAATAAATAA
- the pstA gene encoding phosphate ABC transporter permease PstA, giving the protein MEIRSNNKTKHRSQKLAFGIFRLLSLCIVLILFAILGFIVYKGIGAISWDFITSTPTDGMTGGGIWPAIVGTFYLMVGSALFAFPIGVMSGIYMNEYAPKGKLVRFIRVMTNNLSGIPSIVFGLFGMALFVNYMGFGDSILAGSLTLGLLCVPLVIRTTEEALKAIPDSMREGSRALGATKLQTIWHVILPMGMPNIITGLILALGRVSGETAPILFTCAAYFLPQLPTGIFDQCMALPYHLYVISTSGTDMEAQLPLAYGTALVLIMIILFVNLLANALRKYFEKRVKTN; this is encoded by the coding sequence ATGGAAATACGGAGTAATAATAAAACTAAGCACCGTTCGCAGAAACTTGCTTTCGGGATTTTCCGGCTGTTGAGTCTTTGTATTGTATTGATATTGTTTGCGATTCTGGGATTTATCGTCTATAAAGGAATCGGCGCTATCAGTTGGGATTTTATCACTTCGACTCCTACAGACGGAATGACAGGTGGCGGTATATGGCCGGCTATTGTCGGTACTTTCTATCTGATGGTGGGGAGTGCGCTGTTCGCCTTTCCGATAGGGGTGATGAGTGGGATTTATATGAATGAGTATGCGCCGAAGGGTAAGTTGGTACGCTTTATCCGGGTGATGACCAATAACTTGAGTGGTATTCCTTCCATTGTATTCGGATTGTTCGGTATGGCGTTGTTTGTCAATTATATGGGATTTGGTGATAGTATTCTGGCCGGTTCTTTGACGTTAGGTTTGCTTTGCGTGCCTTTGGTCATTCGGACAACGGAGGAAGCTTTGAAAGCAATTCCCGACAGTATGCGTGAAGGCAGCCGGGCCTTGGGGGCAACAAAGTTGCAGACGATCTGGCACGTCATTCTGCCGATGGGGATGCCGAACATTATCACAGGCTTGATTCTTGCCTTGGGACGTGTTTCGGGAGAGACGGCACCGATTCTGTTTACTTGTGCCGCATACTTCCTGCCGCAACTGCCGACAGGCATTTTCGATCAGTGTATGGCATTGCCTTACCATTTGTATGTGATTTCTACGAGTGGAACGGACATGGAGGCACAATTGCCGCTGGCTTATGGTACGGCATTGGTATTGATTATGATTATCCTGTTCGTGAATCTGCTGGCCAATGCATTGAGAAAGTATTTTGAGAAAAGAGTAAAAACAAACTAG
- the pstB gene encoding phosphate ABC transporter ATP-binding protein PstB, with protein MDTVKIDARDVNFWYGDFHALKGISMQIEEKSVVAFIGPSGCGKSTFLRLFNRMNDLIPATRLEGEIRIDGHNIYAKGVEVDELRKNVGMVFQRPNPFPKSIFENVAYGLRVNGIKDNAFIRHRVEETLKGAALWDEVKDKLKESAYALSGGQQQRLCIARAMAVSPSVLLMDEPASALDPISTAKVEELIHELKKDYTIVIVTHNMQQAARVSDKTAFFYLGEMVEFDQTKKIFTNPEKEATQNYITGRFG; from the coding sequence ATGGATACAGTGAAAATAGATGCGCGTGATGTGAACTTCTGGTATGGAGATTTTCATGCATTGAAGGGCATCAGTATGCAGATTGAGGAAAAGTCGGTTGTCGCTTTTATCGGACCGTCCGGTTGCGGTAAGTCCACTTTTCTCCGGCTTTTCAACCGGATGAATGATTTGATTCCAGCTACTCGTCTGGAGGGAGAAATCCGTATCGACGGACATAATATATATGCAAAAGGGGTGGAAGTGGACGAACTCCGCAAGAATGTAGGAATGGTGTTCCAGCGTCCGAATCCTTTTCCGAAAAGCATATTCGAGAATGTGGCTTACGGACTTCGTGTCAATGGAATAAAAGACAATGCTTTCATCCGTCATCGTGTGGAGGAAACGTTGAAAGGAGCGGCTCTTTGGGATGAGGTGAAAGATAAGCTGAAGGAGTCGGCCTATGCGCTGTCCGGCGGACAGCAACAGCGGCTTTGTATCGCCCGTGCGATGGCTGTCTCGCCTTCGGTATTGCTGATGGATGAGCCTGCGTCTGCACTCGATCCTATTTCTACGGCTAAAGTGGAGGAGTTGATCCATGAATTGAAGAAGGATTATACGATTGTAATCGTTACGCATAATATGCAGCAGGCAGCCCGTGTCAGTGATAAGACGGCGTTTTTCTATCTGGGAGAAATGGTGGAATTCGATCAAACGAAAAAGATATTCACCAATCCGGAAAAAGAGGCTACCCAGAATTACATAACGGGACGTTTCGGGTAA
- the phoU gene encoding phosphate signaling complex protein PhoU has product MVKFIESELILLKKEIDEMWTLVYNQLDRAGEAVLTLDKELAQQVMVRERRVNAFELKIDSDVEDIIALYNPVAIDLRFVLAMLKINTNLERLGDFAEGIARFVLRCKEPVLDAELLNRLRLAEMQAEVLSMLELAKRALNEESNDLAAGVFAKDNLLDEINADATGILSDYIIEHPEAVHTCVDLVSVFRKLERSGDHITNIAEEIVFFIDAKVLKHRGKTDENYPER; this is encoded by the coding sequence ATGGTAAAGTTTATAGAATCGGAACTTATCTTATTGAAGAAGGAAATTGATGAAATGTGGACCTTGGTGTACAACCAGCTTGACCGTGCCGGAGAGGCTGTGTTGACCCTCGACAAGGAGTTGGCTCAACAAGTGATGGTTCGCGAGCGTCGGGTGAATGCTTTTGAATTGAAGATAGATAGCGATGTGGAAGATATTATCGCATTATATAATCCGGTGGCGATTGACCTCCGCTTTGTATTGGCTATGCTGAAGATCAATACGAATCTGGAACGCTTGGGCGACTTTGCGGAAGGTATTGCCCGCTTTGTACTTCGTTGCAAAGAGCCGGTGTTGGATGCGGAGTTATTGAACCGTCTTCGTTTGGCAGAGATGCAGGCAGAAGTGTTGTCGATGCTGGAACTGGCGAAGCGTGCCTTGAATGAAGAGAGTAATGACCTGGCAGCGGGAGTGTTTGCCAAGGATAATTTGCTGGATGAAATTAATGCGGATGCGACAGGTATTCTTTCTGACTATATTATCGAACATCCGGAAGCTGTACATACCTGCGTAGATTTGGTCAGTGTGTTCCGTAAACTGGAACGTTCGGGAGATCATATTACTAACATTGCCGAAGAGATTGTTTTCTTCATTGACGCCAAAGTGTTAAAACATCGTGGCAAAACGGACGAAAACTATCCGGAAAGGTGA
- a CDS encoding phosphate ABC transporter substrate-binding protein, translating to MKVRRNLLIALSLLSLGANAQRIKGSDTVLPVAQQTAERFMNQHPEARVTVTGGGTGVGISALMDHTTDIAMASRPIKFSEKMKIKGAGEEVDEVIVAYDALAVVVHPSNPVKQLTRQQLEDIFRGKISNWKQVGGDDRKIVVYSRETSSGTYEFFKESVLKNKNYMASSLSMPATGAIIQSVSQTKGAIGYVGLAYVSPRVKTLSVSYDGTHYATPTVENATNKTYPIVRPLYYYYNVKNKEQVSPLIQFILSSDGQDIIKKSGYIPVK from the coding sequence ATGAAAGTGAGAAGAAACTTATTAATCGCCCTTTCCTTACTCTCGCTCGGTGCCAACGCACAACGTATTAAAGGTAGCGATACGGTACTGCCTGTCGCGCAACAGACAGCAGAGCGGTTTATGAACCAGCATCCGGAGGCCCGTGTCACTGTAACCGGTGGCGGAACCGGTGTAGGCATCTCCGCTTTAATGGATCATACAACGGACATCGCAATGGCTTCCCGCCCGATCAAGTTCAGCGAAAAGATGAAAATAAAAGGGGCCGGAGAAGAAGTAGACGAAGTGATTGTTGCCTACGATGCTCTTGCCGTGGTGGTACATCCCTCCAATCCGGTGAAGCAGCTGACCCGCCAACAACTGGAAGATATTTTCCGGGGAAAGATAAGCAATTGGAAACAGGTAGGTGGAGATGATCGCAAAATAGTGGTTTACTCGCGCGAAACATCGTCCGGTACTTACGAATTTTTCAAAGAGAGCGTACTGAAAAATAAAAACTACATGGCAAGCAGCCTTTCCATGCCGGCAACAGGTGCCATCATCCAGTCTGTCAGCCAGACCAAAGGAGCCATCGGATATGTCGGACTGGCATACGTATCTCCCCGTGTCAAAACGCTTTCCGTATCCTACGACGGAACCCACTATGCCACGCCTACGGTAGAGAACGCCACCAACAAGACCTACCCCATCGTCCGCCCGCTTTATTACTACTACAATGTAAAAAATAAGGAACAAGTTTCACCCCTGATTCAGTTTATTCTCTCGTCCGACGGACAGGACATTATAAAAAAGAGCGGTTATATTCCGGTTAAATAA
- the pstC gene encoding phosphate ABC transporter permease subunit PstC: MKKVFEKIIEGMLTCSGFVTSITILLIVLFLFTEAFGLFKSKVIEEGYVLALNKGNKVSVLSPAQIKNVFDEEITNWKELGGENLPIRVFRLEDITQYYTEEELGPAYEYAGDKITELVEKTPGIVAFVPQKFIVHPDAVHFIEDNTISVKDVFAGAEWFPTATPAAQFGFLPLITGTLWVSLFAILFALPFGLSVSIYMSEVANPKVRNWLKPIIELLSGIPSVVYGFFGLIVIVPLIQNLFDLPVGESGLAGSIVLAIMALPTIITVTEDAMRNCPRAMREASLALGASQWQTIYKVVIPYSISGITSGVVLGIGRAIGETMAVLMVTGNAAVIPTTILEPLRTIPATIAAELGEAPAGGPHYQALFLLGVVLFFITLIINFSVEYISSKGLKRSK; this comes from the coding sequence ATGAAAAAGGTATTTGAAAAGATTATAGAAGGAATGTTGACTTGTAGCGGCTTTGTGACAAGTATTACTATTCTGCTGATTGTACTCTTCCTTTTCACTGAAGCTTTCGGGCTGTTCAAGAGCAAAGTGATTGAAGAGGGATATGTGTTGGCGTTGAATAAGGGCAACAAGGTTAGCGTGTTGAGCCCCGCACAGATAAAAAATGTTTTTGACGAAGAGATCACAAATTGGAAGGAACTCGGTGGGGAAAATCTCCCTATCCGGGTTTTTCGTTTGGAGGATATAACACAGTATTATACAGAAGAGGAGTTGGGACCGGCTTATGAATATGCAGGCGATAAGATTACGGAGCTGGTGGAGAAAACACCCGGCATCGTAGCTTTTGTTCCGCAGAAATTTATTGTTCATCCGGACGCGGTACATTTCATAGAGGATAACACTATTTCCGTAAAGGATGTATTTGCGGGTGCCGAATGGTTTCCTACGGCCACTCCGGCTGCTCAATTCGGCTTTCTGCCGTTGATTACCGGTACGTTGTGGGTGAGCCTGTTTGCCATTCTTTTTGCTTTGCCGTTCGGGCTTTCGGTTTCTATCTATATGTCTGAAGTGGCTAACCCGAAAGTGCGGAACTGGCTGAAACCGATTATCGAACTGTTGAGCGGTATTCCTTCCGTTGTTTATGGCTTTTTCGGACTGATTGTCATTGTTCCGTTGATTCAGAATTTGTTTGATCTCCCGGTAGGAGAAAGTGGCTTGGCGGGAAGTATCGTACTGGCCATTATGGCATTGCCTACTATCATAACGGTGACGGAAGACGCGATGCGCAACTGTCCGCGTGCGATGCGTGAGGCGAGTCTGGCATTGGGTGCTTCGCAGTGGCAGACAATATATAAGGTAGTGATTCCTTATTCTATTTCGGGTATTACATCCGGTGTGGTACTCGGTATCGGACGTGCTATCGGGGAGACGATGGCGGTATTGATGGTGACGGGTAATGCGGCTGTGATTCCGACAACAATCCTTGAACCTTTGCGTACCATTCCGGCTACGATTGCGGCCGAATTGGGAGAAGCTCCTGCGGGTGGTCCGCATTATCAGGCGTTGTTCCTGTTGGGTGTCGTACTGTTCTTCATAACATTGATTATCAACTTTAGTGTGGAATATATTTCTTCTAAAGGATTAAAACGTAGTAAATAA
- a CDS encoding nitroreductase family protein, with product MAYTDFLQLVQARQSDRSYDKERPVEPEKLERILEAARLAPSACNAQPWKFVVITDTELAQKAGKAAAGLGMNKFAKDAPVHILVVEESANITSLLGGKVKGKHFPLIDIGITAAHISLAAEAEGLGSCILGWFDEKEMKQLAGIPASKRLLLDIVIGYPAKEKRKKMRKPKEKVVSYNRY from the coding sequence ATGGCATATACTGATTTTCTTCAATTGGTGCAGGCTCGTCAAAGTGACCGTTCGTATGATAAGGAACGTCCGGTGGAGCCGGAAAAGTTGGAACGGATACTTGAAGCTGCTCGTTTGGCGCCTTCGGCCTGCAATGCACAACCTTGGAAGTTCGTAGTCATCACGGACACAGAACTGGCTCAAAAAGCGGGGAAAGCTGCTGCTGGTTTGGGAATGAATAAGTTTGCCAAAGATGCTCCCGTGCATATTTTGGTTGTAGAAGAATCAGCTAATATTACCTCTCTGCTTGGTGGAAAGGTAAAAGGCAAGCATTTCCCGTTGATCGACATTGGAATAACTGCTGCCCATATTTCATTGGCGGCTGAAGCTGAAGGTTTGGGCTCTTGTATTTTGGGTTGGTTCGATGAAAAAGAGATGAAACAGCTTGCCGGTATTCCTGCCTCGAAACGTTTATTGCTGGATATTGTCATTGGCTATCCGGCAAAAGAAAAACGTAAAAAGATGAGGAAGCCGAAAGAAAAAGTGGTTTCATACAATCGTTATTGA
- a CDS encoding YihY/virulence factor BrkB family protein translates to MKKKITDIWKFLTYDIWRITEDEVTRTKFSLYNIIKTIYLCINRFTKDRMANKASALTYSTLLAIVPILAILFAVARGFGFDNLMEHQFRNGFGGNIETTEAILSFVNSYLSQTKGGIFIGVGLVMLLWTVINLVSNIEITFNRIWEVKKARSMYRKITDYFSMFLLMPILIVVSGGLSLFMSTILKQMDDFVLLAPVMKFMIRLIPFVLTWLMFTGLYIFMPNTKVKFKHALIAGVLAGSAYQAFQFLYINSQLWVSKYNAIYGSFAALPLFLLWLQISWTICLFGAELTYAGQNIRSFSFDQDTRNISRRYRDFISILIMSLIAKRFEKNEPPYTAAKISEEHQIPIRLTNQVLYQLQEIELIHEVVTDEKSEEIGYQPSMDINQLNVAILLDRLDTYGSENFKIDKDEEFNDEWKVLTESREEYYKKASKVLLKDL, encoded by the coding sequence ATGAAGAAGAAAATCACCGATATATGGAAGTTTCTTACGTATGACATCTGGCGCATTACGGAAGATGAAGTGACCCGGACCAAGTTCTCACTCTACAATATTATAAAGACCATCTACCTTTGTATCAATCGGTTTACCAAAGACCGAATGGCCAATAAAGCTTCCGCGCTGACGTATAGCACACTGCTTGCCATTGTACCGATACTTGCCATTCTGTTTGCCGTGGCACGCGGTTTTGGATTCGACAATTTGATGGAACATCAGTTCCGCAATGGTTTCGGAGGAAATATAGAAACCACAGAGGCCATTCTCTCATTTGTCAACTCCTATCTTTCACAAACCAAAGGAGGTATTTTCATTGGAGTTGGTTTGGTAATGCTGTTATGGACAGTTATCAATCTGGTCAGCAATATTGAAATCACCTTCAACCGTATTTGGGAAGTGAAAAAAGCACGGTCCATGTATCGCAAGATTACGGATTACTTCTCTATGTTCTTGTTGATGCCGATTCTGATCGTAGTATCCGGAGGACTTTCCCTGTTTATGAGTACCATTCTCAAACAGATGGATGATTTCGTCCTGCTTGCTCCTGTTATGAAGTTCATGATACGGCTTATCCCTTTCGTCCTGACATGGCTGATGTTCACAGGGCTGTATATCTTCATGCCGAATACGAAAGTAAAATTCAAACACGCGCTCATTGCAGGTGTTCTGGCGGGGTCGGCTTATCAGGCTTTTCAGTTCCTGTATATCAACAGCCAGTTGTGGGTATCAAAGTACAACGCCATTTACGGTAGTTTTGCCGCACTTCCTTTATTTCTGCTTTGGTTGCAAATATCCTGGACAATCTGTTTGTTCGGAGCCGAATTGACGTATGCCGGGCAGAACATCCGCAGTTTTAGTTTTGACCAGGACACCCGAAATATCAGCAGACGATACCGGGACTTTATATCCATCCTGATTATGTCACTCATAGCCAAACGATTCGAGAAGAACGAGCCACCCTATACGGCTGCAAAAATCTCGGAAGAACATCAGATCCCTATCCGGCTAACCAACCAGGTACTTTATCAGTTGCAGGAAATAGAATTGATTCACGAGGTAGTCACCGACGAAAAAAGCGAAGAAATCGGCTACCAGCCGTCAATGGACATCAATCAATTGAATGTAGCTATCTTACTGGATCGTTTGGATACATACGGTTCCGAGAATTTCAAAATTGACAAAGACGAAGAATTCAACGATGAATGGAAAGTGCTGACCGAGTCCAGAGAGGAATACTATAAAAAAGCAAGTAAAGTATTACTGAAGGATTTATAA
- a CDS encoding riboflavin synthase gives MFSGIVEEYATLVALVKDQENIHFTFKCSFVNELKIDQSISHNGVCLTVVTLTDDTYTVTAMKETLERSNLGLLKVGDKVNVERSMMMNGRLDGHIVQGHVDQTATCIDIKDAEGSWYFTFRYAFDKEMAKRGYITVDKGSVTVNGVSLTVCNPTDDTFQVAIIPYTYEHTNFHTFEIGSVVNIEFDIIGKYISRMIQYK, from the coding sequence ATGTTTTCTGGAATCGTAGAAGAATATGCTACTTTGGTAGCGCTGGTGAAAGACCAGGAGAATATACACTTTACATTTAAGTGTTCGTTTGTGAATGAGTTGAAAATCGACCAGAGTATTTCTCACAATGGCGTATGCCTGACAGTGGTGACTCTGACGGATGATACGTATACGGTGACTGCCATGAAAGAAACATTGGAACGTTCTAATCTCGGTCTGCTGAAAGTGGGGGATAAGGTGAATGTTGAACGTAGTATGATGATGAATGGCCGGCTGGACGGACATATCGTTCAGGGACATGTAGACCAAACCGCCACTTGTATCGATATTAAGGACGCGGAAGGCAGCTGGTATTTTACATTCCGATATGCGTTTGACAAGGAGATGGCGAAACGTGGATATATCACTGTGGATAAAGGTTCGGTGACTGTGAACGGTGTTAGCCTGACGGTATGTAATCCGACGGATGATACTTTTCAGGTAGCTATCATTCCTTATACATACGAGCATACGAACTTCCATACGTTTGAGATTGGCAGTGTGGTAAATATCGAATTCGATATTATCGGTAAGTATATCAGCCGGATGATTCAGTATAAATAA
- a CDS encoding NlpC/P60 family protein: MKKNILLFYCFLVIAAVSLKAQEIRPMPADSAYGVVHISVCNLREEGKFTSGMSTQALLGMPVKVLQYTGWYEIQTPDDYTGWVHRMVITPMSKERYDEWNRAEKIVVTSHYGFAYEKPDESSQPVSDVVAGNRLKWEGSKGHFYKVSYPDGRKAYISKLISQPETKWRASLKQDVESIIETAYSMMGVPYLWAGTSSKGVDCSGLVRTVLFMHDIIIPRDASQQAYVGEHIEIAPDFANVQRGDLVFFGRKATAEHKEGISHVGIYLGNKQFIHALGDVHISSMNPADKNYDEFNTKRLLFAVRFLPYINKEKGMNTTDNNPYYK, from the coding sequence ATGAAGAAGAATATCCTCCTTTTCTATTGTTTTCTGGTGATTGCGGCAGTCAGCCTGAAAGCACAGGAAATACGTCCCATGCCTGCCGATTCAGCTTATGGGGTAGTCCATATCTCTGTTTGCAATTTGCGTGAAGAAGGCAAATTTACTTCCGGCATGAGTACACAGGCATTGTTAGGAATGCCGGTCAAAGTACTTCAATATACCGGTTGGTACGAGATACAAACGCCGGATGATTATACCGGATGGGTACATCGGATGGTGATTACCCCTATGTCGAAGGAACGTTATGATGAGTGGAACCGGGCGGAAAAGATAGTGGTTACTTCGCACTATGGATTTGCGTATGAAAAACCGGATGAAAGCTCTCAACCTGTGTCCGACGTGGTTGCAGGCAATCGTTTGAAGTGGGAGGGAAGCAAAGGGCATTTTTATAAAGTATCTTATCCCGACGGTCGGAAAGCATACATTTCTAAATTGATTTCTCAACCGGAAACAAAATGGCGAGCTTCATTGAAACAAGATGTTGAAAGTATCATTGAGACTGCTTATTCGATGATGGGGGTTCCTTATCTGTGGGCAGGAACCTCATCCAAAGGAGTAGATTGTAGCGGCTTGGTACGTACCGTGCTTTTTATGCATGATATTATTATTCCGAGAGATGCGTCTCAACAGGCTTATGTGGGCGAACATATTGAGATTGCTCCTGATTTTGCCAATGTACAACGGGGGGATTTAGTGTTTTTTGGCCGTAAAGCGACTGCGGAGCATAAAGAAGGAATCTCTCACGTTGGTATTTACCTTGGTAATAAGCAGTTTATCCACGCTTTGGGCGATGTACACATTAGCAGTATGAACCCTGCGGATAAGAATTATGACGAGTTCAACACGAAACGTCTACTTTTTGCCGTTCGTTTCCTACCTTATATAAATAAGGAGAAAGGGATGAATACTACGGACAATAATCCTTATTATAAGTGA